The following is a genomic window from Chania multitudinisentens RB-25.
CGCCACAGCCTCTGTGGTTCCCAAACTAACGAGTCTTTACTGACTTCATTGGCAATTTTAAAACGTGGCTTCAGAAATTCACATGCTTAAACTAAACACATTTCATCAAGATAACGTGATTTCTCACAGCTACCGAGTCTTTCTGTAAGACTAAAGAAAGATCACATACTCCTGTTTAGTATAGCATCGTTTTCGGAGTAAGTTACGAAACATTACAATATGAATTTGATGTAATAATACAATCTACTGATGATATGCTATTTATTCGGATTAACTTGGATACAGGCAAAGTACTAATATACTTTCCAACTTGATTACTTTCCGTAATGAGTGATTCTAATTCACCACTCATTATTTTTTTACTATGATCGTTTATCATAAGTGGTTGTAATGAACGAATTCCTAATTTTATCAATGCCGAGCGTTTATAGTGACTAATAGTCTTGGGGCTGAGTTGCAAATCACGAGCAATACTCGTTGAGCTTTGCCCTTCTAATAAGCGCCGCAATACGTTCATTTCTCGTAAAGAAAGTGAACGCTCCGTATTATGGTTAGATGTATCCAGTTCCATACAAGGCTGAAAAAAATTCAATAACTGATTCTGTAGTATTTCCAGTGAAGCAGAAACATCCAAAACAGCCTTGGTATTCTTAAGCCCCAAAAGATAGCGAGTCATTCCCCCAATAAACATCACATCGACAATCAGCAACACCTTAGAATTGGGATGGTACCGCAATATGTCTTCACCGAGCAGCCGCAAGGTATAAGTCGGTTTTTTCACCAGACTGCTTAACGTTAATACCATTATATCCACAACTGGAAATGCCTTTAAATAGCCACCACAACGTTCAAGGTCGCTGATACTCGCAATAACATCACAACTTTTCGAAAACTCTGAATGATGAAAAAGCCCCTCAATACCCATCCGTGTATAGTGGCATGGGCACTGAATGATTATCTTATTTTTAACCACAACCGCCCCCAAAAGAGACAAAGGTTTTCAACTAAACCAATACCATTTATGCCTTGGGAATAACCACAAAACTCAACGTATCGGAATGCATACCAACACTGGTAGAGCCATTCCTGAACAGGCTGATTTTCGGTGTCCAACACATTTCACTCCGTTTATCGACACTGCTGGCGGCTTGCGACAGGTTAATATATTTTGTTGTCGCTGAGGGAAAATCATAGTTACTACCTGTCACACCATCATTACTGGTGAGTTGCAGATGATAAAATAACGAACTGCTTCCACCCTGCATGGTAAACAGATTACGCCCACTCTGGGTGCTGGAACTGTTGGTGACTGCCAAAGCATAGGTGTTCTTTTTTATGCCATTAGTCACATAGCTCATACACAGGTTGTTATTGGCGATGTTCTTTATCGTGGCGATATGGCCATTCCCGGCCGCAGACACATCCGGTACATCGGCCACATCGGCCGACTCCAACTGCCAGACTGCTGATTTCAGCGTAAATGCGGGCTCTGGTGTTTCCAACTCATCGATAGGTGGCAACATTGGCGGTTGACCTCCCAATACACAGGAACCTGGCGTCACCCAAACAATTGTTACAGTCCCCGAGCCAGTAACCAGGGAATTATAATGTCTAACCAGAAGGGCTGGGTAACCATTATTTGCCGCCGTACTGAATTCAACCGAAACATTTGTAGACGTGCCAATAACGGCAGAATCATTTCTACCTTTAATCGATATTAAATTTGGCGATATAATTGATGTGGTATAAGTTGAGCTTAAAACAAGGTTTTCCCAGCCAGCTACGGCAGCAAAAGCATTCGCTATAGGTTTTCCGGCTGCATTACGCGTAGGAAGCGCCATGGAGAACCAGTTCTCACTTGAGTCTGCACAGGTAGAGCAAGCACTGACCACAAACCTGAATGAAGCTTTCCATTTACTAGGCCCAATATTGACAATATCGCAACTGGTAATATTTCCTAAATATTGATAGGCGAATGCAGGAGTAGTAAATATAATCAGACTGCTGATTATTATTCGAAACAGGTTTTTCATTATCTTTATCTTCATTTTATTTCTCATTCTTTTAGAGAACACCGAGATGTTATTTCTTACGGGGTCCAACCACTATGTTGAGCCGCTGCCTTACACTTTCACTTCAAACATCAGTACCAGTTGGCCCACATAATTCCCCGATATCGTGCCCAGCACCCCCAGCGGTTGCCGTGCCAACACCGAGAGCAGATAACTGCCCATTGAGGTATCCCCCACCACTGCCGGATTGCTAAAATCCACCGGTGCGGTACCCAGAGCCAGCAAGCTCCCCGCATCGCGGCCAAACGCCACCTCCTCGGTGGTGAACGCCAATCCCGGTTGAGTTTCATGGGTCAGCACCAGCGGATTCATCAGCGAGACTCGGAAGTCGCGCTCATTACGTATTTTCACCTCAATCGGCACCTGCGCCCGATAGCGCGTGATATCACTGCCCGCGCTGTTGCTCAGCGTCACGGTGTCGTACCAGCCACCCCCCGGCTTCTCCACCGTAATTTTCGGCAGATTGGTCAGGGTCACTGCCACCGGTACGCCACCCAGTGTCGTCTCCGCCGCCTGCACCATACTTCCCGCCAGTAGCAGCCATGCCGCCATCACCTGTTGCCATCCCTTCATGGTCATCTTCCCTTGGTTATCTGCTTTTCTCTACCGCATTGCAGGTTGAACGACTTGCCTTCCGCCTGGCCCATCAGCTGTTGTGCCGCTATTTGCCGGGGTGTACCTGGATAGACATTAAAATCATCGGCTATCTGGCCATTCTGTTTCAGCTCGCTGAACTCCACCCGTACTGTGCCGGTGGCTTCCAGTTGCAAACCCTCGGTTGTGCAGCGGTGTTGCCAGGTAGCAGTTTGGGTTGCAGGCAATTGACGTATCAGCCCCTTGAACCCCAGGTTGACCAGCATCACGTTGTCCTGCGTTCCCTGAATACGGGCGTTCTGTTGCGGTATCACCGCCAGCCGGTAGACCTTTTCCTGTTCAGGGATGTTCAGCGCTTTCAACTGCACCGGCTTTTGCTGCCGTGGCCCCAGCGACAGCTTGAACGGCGTCGCATACAGGTAAGGATCTTTCACTATCCCCAGCGGTATCAGTTGTTCCTCTTCCGGCGGTACGCCAGGATTAGCGACCTGAAACAGCGTAATTTCGACAAACTCCGGTGTATCCCCGGTATTGCTCACTTGCACAGTGGTGTGCTCACTATCCATTGCCATGATTTTCGGGCTGATATCAATCAGCGCCTTTGCCGCTCCCCAGGGGAGGGTGCACAGTAACAGCCCCGCAACCTTACGGGCAGCGCACGTCAAACGGCTTGCCATCGGCATTTCCTTTCAATTGGGTTACCGGGAACACACGCGGCGTACCGGGGAACACTTTCTGCTCGCCAGACACACTGCCTGTCGGTGTACCCTGCAATGCGCCGAAGAGGGAATGGACGTTCCCGCTGGCGGTCAGTTGTACCCCACCCGCGCTGCATTGGTGCGTCCAACCGCGGGTCTGGGCACCACTCGGTGGCAGGTGATGCACCAGCACGCCATAGGCCACACCAAAGGTTAGCGGCGCACTGATTTTGTCTTTGCTCTCTTCCCCTATCACTTTGATGCTGGAGACGGGTACGATATACAGTCGGTAAAGGGTTTCGCGCGCGGGGGACTTCAGCGCCACCAGGCTGATATCACGCTTTTGCCCCGGCCCCAGCGTCAGTTTGGCCGGGCTCACCATCATCTCCGGCAGGGTAATGTCACCCATCGCCGTTTTGCGCTCTGGGTTTTCACCCGGGTTATCAAGGCGCATCAGGTCAACCTTCAGATACAGGGGTTTGTCACCCAGGTTGCTAACCTGTACGGTGCGCGTCTGCTCCCCTTCCACGGTGCTGCGTGCTGGCATCACCATTAACTGACCATCGGCCTGCACCAGGCTGCTCACCATCAGCAGGCTGCTCAGCAGAGGAAGGCACAGCATGTTCATTATCGGTTTCATACGGTTACTCACGTTAAATCTGTCCTGTTCTAGGCGGCGCGCTTCAGCCCGCGACGCACATATAGCGTTTATCTTTCGGTTGTGTCAGGTCACAGCGATACTGCCCCTGTTTGCTGGTGACGGTAATGTGGGTAATCAGGGTCGATGAGGCCACCGAGAACAGGCCGTTCGGGTAGACCGTATCGCCCGTCTCGTTCACCGTGCCGCTCACAGGTACGCCGCGGTTGTCCACCAGGAAACCGTTGTACAGCAGGTTCATCTCCACCTCAGCCCGCACCGGATACACCTGCCCTGGATGGGCG
Proteins encoded in this region:
- a CDS encoding helix-turn-helix transcriptional regulator encodes the protein MVKNKIIIQCPCHYTRMGIEGLFHHSEFSKSCDVIASISDLERCGGYLKAFPVVDIMVLTLSSLVKKPTYTLRLLGEDILRYHPNSKVLLIVDVMFIGGMTRYLLGLKNTKAVLDVSASLEILQNQLLNFFQPCMELDTSNHNTERSLSLREMNVLRRLLEGQSSTSIARDLQLSPKTISHYKRSALIKLGIRSLQPLMINDHSKKIMSGELESLITESNQVGKYISTLPVSKLIRINSISSVDCIITSNSYCNVS
- a CDS encoding molecular chaperone encodes the protein MASRLTCAARKVAGLLLCTLPWGAAKALIDISPKIMAMDSEHTTVQVSNTGDTPEFVEITLFQVANPGVPPEEEQLIPLGIVKDPYLYATPFKLSLGPRQQKPVQLKALNIPEQEKVYRLAVIPQQNARIQGTQDNVMLVNLGFKGLIRQLPATQTATWQHRCTTEGLQLEATGTVRVEFSELKQNGQIADDFNVYPGTPRQIAAQQLMGQAEGKSFNLQCGREKQITKGR
- a CDS encoding pilus assembly protein — translated: MLCLPLLSSLLMVSSLVQADGQLMVMPARSTVEGEQTRTVQVSNLGDKPLYLKVDLMRLDNPGENPERKTAMGDITLPEMMVSPAKLTLGPGQKRDISLVALKSPARETLYRLYIVPVSSIKVIGEESKDKISAPLTFGVAYGVLVHHLPPSGAQTRGWTHQCSAGGVQLTASGNVHSLFGALQGTPTGSVSGEQKVFPGTPRVFPVTQLKGNADGKPFDVRCP